CTTCCTTCGCAGTGTCTACAACAAGACAGGCGGACGGTCGCGGTCGTCCGGTCTCCAGTTTTGCCGCCAGCTTGTGACCTAAGCGTAAGGGTTCCGTGATATAGTGTTGTCTTTTCAGCCACCAGAGTTTAACCCGGTCAATGCCAGACAAACCCTCTACCGCATCATGCAGTTCTTTGAGTTGACATTGCATAATTGTAACTCCTCTCCATGTAAGAATCTAACCTCAGTTACGGCCGGACAATCGACGGACGGCCCCGACAGCGCTATGAAGAGCACCAAAAACCCGCCGTTCCAGCGGCGGCGAAATCGAAGACAATCGTCGCGACAAACTGAGTTGGCCTCGATGAATCAACCGGGAAGGCAGGGACCGATTATTCAGATTGTATAAATACATGAATTGGAAGATATCGTAGATCGTTTTTTTGGTTTCCGGGGAATAACGGAAGAAATCGGCATCCATAACAGCGCCCACTGGAAAAACGCTGCACTCGAAGTGGGAATGGGTTTCCCGACGTGGCGCATCGTAAGTTCGATTGCTGCCCAGCCACCAGTCCTGAAATCCGTATTGGTCTTTGCACTTTTCGTATATCTCGGTTGCCGGGAAAGGGATCAGGATGGAGGCAATGGCCGTATGGAACTGTCTCACATAAGGCGACAGCTCTTTCATCAGCCGAAAAGTGGATTGGGTTTCCTCGGGCCCCTCCCAGGGAAAACCGAGAATAAAAAAAACACAAGGTTCAATGCCGTATCGGGCCGTTAACGGCACGATCTTCCGCACCATATCAATAGTATGGGGTTTGTGAATGCGTTTTAAGGTTTCCGCATGGCCACTTTCTATCCCATAGTCTATTCGGACGCAGCCTGATTTTTTGGCCATCTCTAAAAGCGGCTCGTCAATGGAGTCGATCCGGGTCATCATGCTCCAGGTGATGGGCAGTTTTCGATCCACCAGGCCCTGACAGATCTGCATCACCCGATTACGGTCCTGGGCCATAGAGTCATCGACAAAATGGAAATGGGATGTGCCAAACTGTTGGGTAACTTGGCTGATTTCATCAAGGACATTTTCTGCAGAGCGGAATCGAAATCGTTTGCCGAATAATCCTCCGGCGCAATAAGCGCATCGGGCCGGGCAACCACGGGAACTAAAAATGTTGCCGTATAGACTGACGGCATCTTTTCGTCCATAGTCGCCCGGGTCGACTAAATGACGGGCGGGAAAGGGAAGGCTGTCCAAATCAGCAATAACCGGTCGCGGTTCATTCCGACAAGGCCGACCCGTGCTGTTTAACCAGACCATCCCTTTGACGGATTCTTTGGGTATCCTGCCAAGAACCGCCTCGATGGCTTCCACGATGGTCAACTCTCCCTCTCCGGATACCACGGCCTGAAAACCGTTCATAAGGGGTTCTTCAGGTAATAACGTGGCATGGGGACCTCCGGCAATCAATTGCACTCCTGTTGCCGTCAATCGCCTGGCCAGTTCATAGGCCGTGCGTACCAGCGGAGTGACCAGGGTAATACCGACTACGTCCGGATTAAGAAGTCGGATTTTCTCAACGATTTGATCGGCATTTTGCGGATTGCCGGCAGCGCAAGCGTCTAATAAATGGATTTCATACCCATGATGCTCAAGGACTGCGGCCAGCATCAAAAGCCCGACGGGACAACTGGCGTGGTTTTGGGTGCGGGATGGCGGATATACCAGGATGACTCGACTGCGCTGCCGGACCATATTTTTATTCCCCATCGAAGCGGTTCAGGATCTACTCCTAATAGTCTGGTTGTAGCTTCTACCAGAAGGGAAAAAGGAATTGAACCATTCTGAGTGTCTCAACTGTTCCGGAAATAAGCGAATAAGTTACCAATTATTATTGGTAATCGAACTATAAAATAAACCAGGAGCCGGGTCAAGGGGAAAAGAGGCTGACAATAAAATGGTTGCCCCTAACCGGATAATAAGCTATATTTTATACGAAAGGTCCTGCTTAATATTAAGGGTTACCGCTTAAACGGGTTCTTACAATTGAAACCGGCAGGACTTAACGGGCCTTGCTTAAAACCGAAAATATGATCAATAAAAACCAGTTTTCATCAGACGGACTGGTTGTCAAAACGGTAAGGACTCATGAAGAACTCAGGCCTCATGCCGAGGCCTGGAATGATTTGGCATTTAACGCCACTCATCGATTGCCGGACTCCTCCCACGCCTGGATCGCTTCTTACCTGGAACATCAATTAGAGATCGGAGAAAGTTGGTTTTGTCTTTTTGCTTATGAACATTCCACACTGGTAGGCGTCCTGCCGGTGATTATCACCCCTTTTAAACGAACAGGAAGGCCATACCACAAGTTTCGTACGCCCTATAATAACCAAACAGGTTCGGTGGATTTTTTGATTAAGCCGGGGCTGGAAAAGGAGGTCATTCCTGTTTTTCTGGATCAGCTCAGCCAAATGCAACCGGCCTGCTTTTCTTTCGAAATGAGGAGACTCCCTGAAGGTTCACCCATTTTGGCGATTATGGGTGACGGTTTAAAAAGGCTATTTTCGGTCTCTATTTTTGCCGGTCATGGTTCTTATATTAAAGTTGAAGGAAGTTTTGATGATTTTAAGGCTCGCTTGAGACCTAATTTCAAAAGGAATCTGCGCCGTCAGGCACAAAAAATAGCTTCTCTTCCAGGCCTGTCCGTTTCATATTTAACAGGAAATACCATTGATGCTGAGGAACTTTCCCGTTTTATGCAGGTCGAGTCCTCGAGCTGGAAGGGCAACGTTGGCAGCGCCATCAATCAGGATGTTTCACTGATCTCATTTTATAAGGCCTTAACCAGCCGACTGAGGGAATTGGGCTGGCTGGAATGGCATTTTCTGGAAGCCGAGGGCAAAACGATTGCCGCTACTTTGGCCATCCGGGTCAACCGCTCCATCGTTTTACTGAAAACCTGTTATGATGAGGCCTATTCCGCATATTCCCCGGGGACTTATTTGTTTGAAAAGATTTTTGAACAGGTTTTTCAATCCGGAGAAGTGGATGAATTAAATTTTTTAACGGATTATTCCTGGAACCGTAACTGGCAGGTGATTAAAAGATCCTATTACGATTTATTTCTGTATCCCTCTAAGCCCTTATCGATCCTGGCCGGTTTTATACCCCTGAAAATCCGCCTCGGCCTTCATCAATGGCCGGCCCTGCGCCGGGTTTATCGGTTTTTTCGGACTCATCTCGTTGGAGCGGGTCGGAAATAAGTATTCAGGGACCGGGGGATCGGGGGTCGGGGGTCGGCCGAAGAAATGACCCGAGGGGGCACCACGAAGCATGAAAATAGTTTTTGGGGCTATGGGCGATGGGCAATAGGCGATGGGCAAGGTTAAACGGGTTTAGGGGTTTTTATTCGCCTATAGCCTCGTGCCTATAACCTGAATTTTTCT
This sequence is a window from Deltaproteobacteria bacterium. Protein-coding genes within it:
- a CDS encoding GNAT family N-acetyltransferase is translated as MLKTENMINKNQFSSDGLVVKTVRTHEELRPHAEAWNDLAFNATHRLPDSSHAWIASYLEHQLEIGESWFCLFAYEHSTLVGVLPVIITPFKRTGRPYHKFRTPYNNQTGSVDFLIKPGLEKEVIPVFLDQLSQMQPACFSFEMRRLPEGSPILAIMGDGLKRLFSVSIFAGHGSYIKVEGSFDDFKARLRPNFKRNLRRQAQKIASLPGLSVSYLTGNTIDAEELSRFMQVESSSWKGNVGSAINQDVSLISFYKALTSRLRELGWLEWHFLEAEGKTIAATLAIRVNRSIVLLKTCYDEAYSAYSPGTYLFEKIFEQVFQSGEVDELNFLTDYSWNRNWQVIKRSYYDLFLYPSKPLSILAGFIPLKIRLGLHQWPALRRVYRFFRTHLVGAGRK
- a CDS encoding B12-binding domain-containing radical SAM protein — encoded protein: MGNKNMVRQRSRVILVYPPSRTQNHASCPVGLLMLAAVLEHHGYEIHLLDACAAGNPQNADQIVEKIRLLNPDVVGITLVTPLVRTAYELARRLTATGVQLIAGGPHATLLPEEPLMNGFQAVVSGEGELTIVEAIEAVLGRIPKESVKGMVWLNSTGRPCRNEPRPVIADLDSLPFPARHLVDPGDYGRKDAVSLYGNIFSSRGCPARCAYCAGGLFGKRFRFRSAENVLDEISQVTQQFGTSHFHFVDDSMAQDRNRVMQICQGLVDRKLPITWSMMTRIDSIDEPLLEMAKKSGCVRIDYGIESGHAETLKRIHKPHTIDMVRKIVPLTARYGIEPCVFFILGFPWEGPEETQSTFRLMKELSPYVRQFHTAIASILIPFPATEIYEKCKDQYGFQDWWLGSNRTYDAPRRETHSHFECSVFPVGAVMDADFFRYSPETKKTIYDIFQFMYLYNLNNRSLPSRLIHRGQLSLSRRLSSISPPLERRVFGALHSAVGAVRRLSGRN